One Tachysurus fulvidraco isolate hzauxx_2018 chromosome 2, HZAU_PFXX_2.0, whole genome shotgun sequence DNA segment encodes these proteins:
- the dnajc14 gene encoding dnaJ homolog subfamily C member 14 — translation MTDVMDDPAELSAEMCPDVGSASKEVCEESVPRKSEEVEMSREVPEDPDSERHDGKQQEGSEKGESGYARTNGGMDQLEEDGNGVFDELDEEKDGCRNAAKDVSGSRGKKGKSRKTGLGSGDQFASWTSVSSFSLSSGASRHKQIRRRNHHHHNQGRLRRQTGFQLIAVFREFLSESVSPWSISCIHMVVDLIVSLTHHCGVFVESGAIALYDLGTFLLFKVTDVPGMKQDIRRVIDRTLSTGAALVGWICKSTSSARRVLVSAFSLICCMALLSAGVMRSVVERLGGERGRRWWLRLQNSWIIMKAVTLTGRIRGWLWKRDVSGHKTVNPESPSRTARSQPGQELERLLALAQIPEDELDPFNVLGVNTHATESELKRAYRQLAVQVHPDKNKHPRAGEAFKVLRAAWDIVSNPETRREYELKRMAASELSKSMNEFLTKLQDDLKEAMNTMMCTKCEGKHKRFEMDREPHEARFCAECNKRHSAEEGDLWAESSMLGLKITYFAFMDGKVYDITEWAGCQRIGISPDTHRVPYHISFGSKSNSGSNRHRSPSGHTPAPGSPSDLHDFFSRIFQGAPGSDASPNGGFFPPGPTPDHPVAAGSGPPPQPGFFTQRGEPSESWSEGGKGQRRRKKARKPFQR, via the exons ATGACAGACGTCATGGATGATCCGGCAGAGTTGAGCGCCGAGATGTGTCCGGACGTCGGATCAGCGAGTAAGGAAGTGTGCGAGGAGTCCGTGCCGCGTAAGTCAGAGGAAGTGGAAATGTCTCGGGAGGTGCCGGAGGACCCGGACTCTGAACGGCACGACGGCAAACAGCAAGAGGGCTCCGAGAAGGGAGAGAGCGGATATGCAAGAACTAACGGGGGTATGGATCAGTTGGAGGAAGATGGGAACGGTGTGTTTGATGAGTTGGATGAAGAGAAAGATGGGTGTAGGAACGCCGCAAAGGACGTGTCTGGATCTCggggaaagaaaggaaagtcGAGAAAAACTGGCTTAGGTTCAGGTGATCAGTTTGCTTCCTGGACATCGGTTTCGTCCTTTTCCTTGTCCTCCGGAGCAAGCAGACACAAGCAGATCCGTCGGCGAAACCACCACCATCACAACCAGGGCCGTCTGAGAAGACAAACCGGCTTCCAGCTCATAGCGGTGTTCCGAGAGTTCTTGTCGGAATCGGTCAGCCCGTGGAGTATATCCTGCATCCATATGGTAGTGGATCTGATCGTGTCTCTGACGCACCACTGCGGCGTCTTCGTCGAATCCGGAGCGATTGCACTTTACGACCTGGGAACGTTCTTGCTCTTTAAGGTCACCGATGTCCCGGGAATGAAGCAGGATATAAGACGCGTCATAGATCGGACCCTGAGTACTGGTGCAGCTTTGGTGGGCTGGATATGCAAAAGCACGAGCTCTGCACGCCGTGTGCTGGTCTCTGCTTTCAGTCTCATCTGTTGCATGGCGCTCCTAAGTGCCGGGGTTATGAGGAGTGTTGTGGAGAGGCTGGGAGGCGAGCGAGGCAGGCGATGGTGGCTCAGACTACAGAACTCCTGGATAATAATGAAAGCAGTCACACTTACTGGAAGGATCAGAGGCTGGCTGTGGAAACGAGATGTCTCTGGACACAAAACGGTGAATCCAGAGTCTCCATCCAGGACGGCGAGGAGTCAGCCTGGACAGGAGCTGGAGAGACTGCTGGCATTAGCGCAG ATCCCTGAAGATGAGCTGGACCCCTTTAACGTGTTGGGTGTGAATACACACGCCACCGAGTCGGAGCTGAAGCGGGCCTATAGACAGCTGGCTGTACAG GTCCATCCAGACAAGAACAAGCACCCTCGAGCCGGCGAGGCTTTTAAAGTCCTCCGAGCAGCGTGGGACATCGTGAGCAACCCAGAGACCCGGCGTGAATACGAGCT GAAGCGTATGGCAGCGTCCGAGCTCTCCAAGTCCATGAACGAGTTTCTGACGAAGCTGCAGGACGACCTGAAGGAGGCCATGAACACTATGATGTGCACCAAGTGTGAGGGCAAACACAA GAGGTTTGAGATGGATCGTGAGCCTCATGAAGCACGTTTCTGTGCTGAGTGTAATAAAAGGCACAGCGCTGAGGAGGGAGATCTGTGGGCTGAGTCGAGCATGCTCGGCCTGAAGATCACCTACTTCGCCTTCATGGACGGAAAAGTCTATGATATAACTG AGTGGGCGGGTTGCCAGAGAATAGGAATTTCTCCTGACACGCATCGTGTTCCTTATCACATCTCTTTTGGTTCAAAAAGTAACAGTGGCTCCAACCGCCACAG atctcCCTCAGGCCACACCCCAGCTCCAGGCTCTCCCTCCGACCTGCACGATTTCTTCAGCCGTATTTTCCAGGGAGCGCCGGGCAGCGACGCCTCTCCCAATGGTGGATTTTTCCCACCAGGCCCAACCCCAGATCACCCCGTGGCGGCCGGCTCAGGACCGCCTCCTCAGCCTGGCTTTTTTACACAGCGAGGAGAGCCGAGCGAAAGCTGGAGCGAGGGAGGAAAAGGACAACGGAGGAGGAAAAAAGCACGCAAGCCTTTCCAACGCTGA